In Metopolophium dirhodum isolate CAU chromosome 7, ASM1992520v1, whole genome shotgun sequence, one genomic interval encodes:
- the LOC132948515 gene encoding acetylcholinesterase 1, with protein sequence MLFAQCHALSISLILFVVALSNAQDYRYQTYNGQNYPPSQTAYDRNLPQSANPYNPLLDQYGQQNNYQNRLPYNQPGRPGTPSYRPNGQNYPGDDMLLLPGILGRWRPDLQGRERTDSKQLDRDVFVSTKYGQIQGFKVHLYDNPLPENGYRPFQTPVERKQAEVAVFLGIPYAAPPINEGRFRPPRPHKGWQLHQAVDFGSACPQPAIYTGITKGVPKVDEDCLFLNIFMPSTGVAPAKPYPVMFYIHGGDFVHGSSNSFHGHMMAAFYNVVVVAINYRLGALGFLSTCDDNSPGNYGLMDQAMALRWVYDNIEFFNGDRKLITLFGPDAGAASAGLLMVNPKTSFMVSKVIAQSGSALADWALIKDRWRALNTTKVFAAHIGCSTESTWKIVDCLKRGRSFLELGSDFKPQIGFNAWGPIIDNEFLVPKSDWYDGWQQSDWHFINESVKSAIQSGHFNKDLRYLSGVTTQEAAYILYNNKTYTVTEEFFNNKVKELVLQYNYTLNPSGVYQAIKYLYTYWPDPINPDSIRTQYINMLSDFLFVAPHDEMSKLLVAEDVPVYMYVLNTTVTSIPLPEWRLYSHDTEYYFLTGAPFMDSEFFPRIPVVDKRKWTDNDRNMSHFFMKAYTNFATYGNPSQSQILGIHFDMAFKNDLKYLNINSTYNTTIKQNYRQMESAFWSEYLPTVIGIIVPTYPPTTEFWWEPKTPIQVAFWGLSGLNMILIALTVILCILWCNAKKTKDRYYNGDVLVVREEPMPMSHQGIDNRSVTSNIYEYHDAPIKTLHASPKKTASSSTLRTNSAASMRDHPMAINEKPVPQTQV encoded by the exons atgttatttgCTCAGTGTCACGCCCTGTCCATCTCTCTCATATTGTTTGTGGTCGCCCTTTCAAATGCCCAGGATTACAGGTACCAAACATATAATGGCCAAAACTATCCGCCCTCGCAGACGGCATATGATCGGAATCTGCCACAATCGGCCAACCCCTACAACCCGCTACTAGACCAATACGGCCAACAGAACAACTACCAGAATCGGCTGCCGTACAATCAACCTGGTCGTCCTGGAACCCCGTCGTATCGACCCAATGGGCAAAATTATCCT gGTGACGATATGTTATTGCTCCCTGGGATACTGGGTCGGTGGCGACCAGATTTACAAGGCAGAGAGAGAACTGATTCAAAACAATTAGATAGAGACGTATTTGTATCCACAAAATATGGTCAAATTCAGGGATTTAAAGTGCATCTTTATGACAACCCTCTACCTGAGAACGGGTATAGACCTTTTCAAACACCTGTTGAGCGAAAACAAGCCGAAGTAGCTGTGTTCTTAGGCATACCATATGCAGCGCCACCAATTAATGAAGGAAGATTTCGT CCACCACGACCCCATAAAGGTTGGCAGTTACATCAAGCTGTTGACTTTGGATCTGCATGCCCACAGCCGGCTATTTACACTGGTATTACTAAAGGCGTGCCAAAAGTAGATGAagactgtttatttttaaatatatttatgccatcg ACGGGTGTGGCACCAGCTAAACCATATCCAGTCATGTTTTACATACACGGAGGTGACTTTGTACATGGATCATCAAATTCTTTTCATGGACATATGATGGCTGCATTTTATAACGTTGTTGTTGTAGCTATCAATTATAGATTGGGAGccttag gatTTCTGAGCACGTGTGATGACAATTCCCCTGGTAATTATGGGCTTATGGACCAAGCTATGGCTCTACGTTGGGTTTACGACAACATTGAATTTTTCAATGGTGATCGTAAATTAATCACTTTATTTGGACCGGATGCAGGTGCTGCATCAGCAGGATTGTTAATGGTTAATCCTAAAACTAGTTTTATGGTATCCAAAGTTATTGCCCAG AGTGGTTCAGCTCTTGCAGATTGGGCACTTATAAAAGATAGATGGAGGGCTTTAAATACAACTAAAGTATTTGCCGCTCACATTGGCTGCAGTACCGAATCTACGTGGAAAATTGTTGATTGTCTGAAACGTGGAAGAAGTTTTTTGGAACTCGGATCagattttaaa ccTCAAATTGGTTTTAATGCTTGGGGACCAATTATTGACAATGAATTTTTGGTGCCTAAAAGTGATTGGTATGATGGTTGGCAACAGTCAGATTGGCATTTTATTAACGAATCAGTAAAATCTGCTATTCAATCAGGTCACTTTAACAAGGATCTTAGATACTTGAGTGGTGTCACCACTCAAGAAGCagcatacatattat ataataataaaacatatacagTAACTGAAGAGTTCTTCAACAATAAAGTTAAAGAATTGGttcttcaatataattatacattaaatccATCTGGAGTTTACCAAgctataaaatacttatatacatattggcCTGATCCAATTAATCCAGATTCTATAAGAACacagtatataaat aTGTTGTCAGATTTTTTGTTTGTTGCTCCACATGATGAAATGTCTAAATTACTTGTAGCTGAAGATGTTCCAGTCTATATGTATGTTTTGAATACCACTGTAACGAGTATTCCCTTACCTGAATGGAGACTGTATTCACATGACACGGAATATTACTTCTTGACAGGTGCACCTTTTATGGATAGTg agTTTTTCCCTCGTATTCCAGTTGTGGATAAAAGAAAATGGACTGACAATGATCGTAATATGAGTCATTTTTTCATGAAGGCTTATACCAATTTTGCAACTTATgg AAATCCAAGTCAATCTCAGATTTTAGGTATACACTTTGATATGGCATTTAAAAACGATCTCAAATACCTGAATATCAATTCAAcatataatacaactataaaacaaaattatagacAAATGGAATCGGCATTTTGGTCAGAATATTTACCTACTGTTATTGGTATTATTGTACCAACATATCCTCCGACTACAGAA ttCTGGTGGGAACCTAAAACTCCAATTCAAGTGGCATTTTGGGGTCTATCTGGTctcaatatgattttaattgcTCTGACAGTAATACTTTGCATACTTTGGTGTAATGCAAAGAA aactaaaGATCGTTATTATAACGGTGATGTTTTAGTCGTTAGAGAAGAGCCAATGCCAATGAGTCATCAAGGCATTGATAATCGTAGTGTAACcagtaatatttatgaatatcatGATGCACCTATTAAGACATTACATGCTTCACCCAAGAAGACAGCATCTTCTAGCACCTTGAGAACAAACAGTGCAGCTTCTATGCGAGATCATCCTATGGCCATAAATGAAAAACCTGTACCACAAACTCaggtttaa
- the LOC132948517 gene encoding AP-3 complex subunit sigma-1, which produces MIKAILVFNNYGKPRLSKFYQYFNEDMQQQIIKETFQLVSKRDDNVCNFLEGGSLIGGSDYKLIYRHYATLYFVFCVDSSESELGILDLIQVFVETLDKCFENVCELDLIFHVDKIHYILNELVMGGMVLETNMTEILSRIEEQNKLEKQEAGLAGAPSRAVSAMKNMNIPQQLKDMKLPDLPQAIKELKF; this is translated from the exons ATGATCAAAGCAATATTGGTCTTTAACAATTACGGAAAGCCTAGACTTTCTAAATTCTAtcaatatttt aaTGAAGATATGCAACAGCAAATTATTAAGGAAACATTTCAGTTGGTTTCCAAACGAGATGACAATGTTTGCAACTTTCTTGAAGGTGGAAG tctcATTGGAGGATCAGATTACAAACTGATTTATCGTCATTATGCTACACTGTATTTCGTGTTTTGTGTAGATTCGTCAGAATCAGAACTTGGTATTCTTGATTTAATTCAAGTATTTGTTGAAACACTcgataaatgttttgaaaatgtttgtgaGCTCGATCTTATATTTCACGTCGACaag attcattacattttaaatgaactAGTAATGGGTGGAATGGTTCTAGAAACTAATATGACTGAAATACTTTCAAGGATAGAAGAACAAAACAAATTAGAGAAACAAGAA GCGGGTCTTGCTGGTGCACCATCTAGAGCTGTGTCTGctatgaaaaatatgaatattccACAACAGTTAAAGGATATGAAACTTCCAGACCTCCCTCAAGCCATTAAGGAATTGAAGTTCTGA